The following are from one region of the Planctomycetota bacterium genome:
- a CDS encoding MoxR family ATPase, whose protein sequence is MVKSLGAAYGKLTEQISRVIVGQQSVIEQVLVAVFCRGHALLVGVPGLAKTLLVSTIARVLHLSFKRIQFTPDLMPSDITGTDVLEEDRTTGRRVFRFVRGPLFANMILADEINRTPPKTQAALLEAMQERMVTVGEEDYRLPDPFFVLATQNPIEQEGTYPLPEAQLDRFMFMIMVDYPSPDEELSIMKMVTGTYEADLGIALTGEDIVKLQQIVRRVPAAEHVFQYARDLARATRPNQPEAPGFVNELVQWGAGPRASIYLMLAAKARAILHGRYHATTEDVRAMALPVLRHRVITTFNAEAAGIKADQVVERLLAEIRPRVEEPVAVGR, encoded by the coding sequence ATGGTGAAGTCGCTCGGCGCGGCATACGGGAAGCTCACCGAGCAGATCTCGCGCGTCATCGTGGGCCAGCAGAGCGTGATCGAGCAGGTGCTCGTGGCCGTCTTCTGCCGCGGGCACGCGCTGCTCGTCGGCGTGCCCGGCCTCGCCAAGACGCTGCTCGTGAGCACCATCGCCCGCGTGCTGCACCTGTCGTTCAAGCGCATCCAGTTCACCCCCGACCTGATGCCCAGCGACATCACGGGCACCGACGTGCTGGAGGAGGACCGCACCACGGGGCGGCGCGTCTTCCGCTTCGTGCGCGGCCCGCTCTTCGCCAACATGATCCTGGCCGACGAGATCAACCGCACGCCGCCCAAGACCCAGGCCGCGCTGCTCGAGGCCATGCAGGAGCGCATGGTCACCGTGGGCGAAGAGGACTACAGGCTGCCCGACCCCTTCTTCGTGCTCGCCACGCAGAACCCGATCGAGCAGGAAGGCACCTATCCCCTGCCCGAGGCTCAGCTCGACCGCTTCATGTTCATGATCATGGTGGACTACCCCTCGCCCGACGAGGAGTTGAGCATCATGAAGATGGTGACCGGCACGTACGAGGCGGACCTCGGCATCGCCCTGACGGGCGAGGACATCGTGAAGCTCCAGCAGATTGTGCGGCGGGTGCCCGCGGCCGAGCACGTGTTTCAGTACGCGCGCGATCTCGCCCGCGCCACGCGGCCGAACCAGCCCGAGGCGCCTGGGTTCGTCAACGAGCTCGTGCAGTGGGGCGCCGGGCCGCGCGCCAGCATCTACCTGATGCTCGCCGCCAAGGCCCGCGCCATCCTCCACGGCCGCTATCACGCCACCACCGAGGACGTGCGGGCCATGGCCCTCCCCGTCCTGCGCCATCGCGTCATCACCACCTTCAATGCCGAGGCCGCCGGCATCAAGGCCGACCAGGTGGTCGAGCGACTGCTGGCCGAGATCAGGCCGAGGGTCGAAGAGCCTGTGGCTGTGGGGCGCTAG